CTGTACGAGCGCCTCGACCGCGCCGGCTTCGCGCCGGAACAGGGCGACGAGGACGAACTGCCCGAAGGCGCGCCGCCGCACGTGCTCCGCGACCGCGCGCACTTTTACGGCCTCGTCGAAGCGCTCCGCGAACAGGTGGATCTCATTCACGACACCGGCGCGCAGATCAAAGACATCGAGATCGGCCTGGTCGACTGGCCCGGCCGCGCGGCCGACCGCGACATCCTGTGGTGTTGGCGGTTCGGCGAGCCGGAGGTCGCCTTCTGGCACGACCCGGACGCCGGGTTCGACGGTCGCCGCCCCGTGTCGGAACTCGATGGAATCCTCCCGTGATCGAGTCGAGCGATCGGCGCCAGCTGTCGGATCTGGCAATCTTTCCGCTGCCCGACGCGGTGCTGCTGCCGGGCGCGCTGTTGCCGCTCCACGTGTTCGAGCAGCGCTATCGCGACATGGTGAGGGACGTGCTGGCCGACGATCGCCTGCTCGGTATCGCGCGGCTCCGCCCGGGTTACGAGGCCGACTACTACGGCAGGCCGCCCGTGTACGACACATGTGGCGTCGGCGTAATCGTCGCCGACGAAGCGCTCGACGACGGCCGCTACAATATTCTCGTGCGCGGGCTGGGACGCGCGCGTATCGAGGAGGAACTTGCCGTTGCAACGAGCTACCGGCGGGTGCGCGCGCGCGTGCTGCCGGACGGGCGAAGTCGCCGCCC
This genomic stretch from Deltaproteobacteria bacterium harbors:
- a CDS encoding ATP-dependent protease → MARPRGRPRHPVVLAVRRAGGRLLARPGRRVRRSPPRVGTRWNPPVIESSDRRQLSDLAIFPLPDAVLLPGALLPLHVFEQRYRDMVRDVLADDRLLGIARLRPGYEADYYGRPPVYDTCGVGVIVADEALDDGRYNILVRGLGRARIEEELAVATSYRRVRARVLPDGRSRRPEVVSATFDQLIALCGRLADAIGDDAEPLCDLMSHAASPAACADLLGAALMRDPDERQRLLETLDPADRLEAVLARVSHLLAKVGPSNTMLN
- a CDS encoding DUF2203 family protein: MLYGSERSRTMPSKRYFTLAEANAQVQRLHAVFTQVMQVRMQLKALYERLDRAGFAPEQGDEDELPEGAPPHVLRDRAHFYGLVEALREQVDLIHDTGAQIKDIEIGLVDWPGRAADRDILWCWRFGEPEVAFWHDPDAGFDGRRPVSELDGILP